Proteins encoded together in one Marinobacter sp. Arc7-DN-1 window:
- a CDS encoding type II toxin-antitoxin system Phd/YefM family antitoxin: MDAISYTAARTNLAKTMEQVCEDHSPVIITRSKSQSVVMISLEDYEALQETAYLLRTPKNARRLLESVAELEQGGGQEKELLE, translated from the coding sequence ATGGATGCCATTAGCTACACAGCCGCTAGAACCAATCTAGCAAAAACCATGGAGCAGGTCTGTGAAGACCATTCTCCTGTGATCATCACCCGGAGCAAGTCGCAATCCGTGGTCATGATCTCTCTTGAGGACTATGAGGCGTTGCAAGAGACCGCATACCTCCTGCGCACACCAAAGAACGCCCGTCGTTTGCTGGAATCGGTTGCCGAACTTGAGCAAGGCGGTGGTCAGGAAAAGGAACTTCTTGAATGA
- a CDS encoding Txe/YoeB family addiction module toxin produces the protein MKLIFSENAWEDYLYWQKTDKKILNRINKLIKETKRGPFEGVGKPEPLKHSLAGYWSRRINEEHRIVYKVTDDALFIAQLRYHY, from the coding sequence ATGAAACTCATCTTCTCCGAGAACGCCTGGGAAGACTATCTGTACTGGCAGAAAACTGACAAAAAGATCCTTAACCGAATCAACAAGCTGATCAAAGAAACCAAGCGCGGACCATTTGAAGGTGTCGGTAAACCAGAACCGCTCAAGCATAGCCTCGCTGGTTACTGGTCCCGCCGAATTAACGAAGAACACCGCATCGTTTACAAGGTCACGGATGATGCTTTGTTCATTGCCCAGCTGCGGTACCACTACTGA
- a CDS encoding NrdJb produces the protein MTVKISNKIVGYRVKKADPEATIEHQAPVQAEAKPVQMNEYIERPDFLLGTTYKIKPPIAEHAMYITINDILLNEGTDHESRQPYEVFINSKSMEHFQWVIALTRVISAVFRKGGDVTFLVEELRSVYDPNGGYFKKGGVFMPSLVAEIGAVIEKHLKAIGLLESEEMSETTKRILAEKRAEFEASHSTATNDERASDYPPNATMCGKCSTKAVIVMDGCATCLSCGDSKCG, from the coding sequence ATGACCGTTAAAATCAGCAACAAAATCGTCGGCTACCGCGTAAAGAAAGCCGACCCAGAAGCCACCATCGAACACCAGGCACCGGTGCAGGCGGAAGCCAAACCCGTTCAGATGAACGAATACATCGAGCGGCCGGACTTCCTCCTGGGCACCACTTATAAGATCAAGCCGCCGATCGCCGAGCATGCGATGTACATCACCATCAACGACATCCTGCTCAACGAAGGCACCGACCACGAAAGCCGGCAGCCGTACGAAGTGTTCATCAACTCCAAGTCGATGGAACACTTCCAGTGGGTTATCGCCCTCACCCGCGTAATCTCTGCGGTATTCCGCAAGGGTGGCGACGTGACCTTCCTGGTGGAAGAGCTACGCAGCGTGTACGACCCCAACGGCGGCTACTTCAAGAAAGGCGGCGTGTTCATGCCCTCCCTGGTGGCTGAAATCGGCGCTGTGATCGAAAAGCACCTGAAGGCCATCGGCCTGCTGGAAAGCGAGGAAATGAGCGAAACCACCAAGCGCATCCTCGCCGAAAAACGCGCCGAGTTCGAAGCCAGCCACAGCACGGCCACGAACGACGAAAGAGCCAGCGACTACCCGCCCAATGCCACCATGTGCGGCAAATGCAGCACCAAGGCGGTGATCGTGATGGACGGGTGTGCGACCTGCCTGTCTTGTGGCGACAGTAAGTGCGGTTGA
- a CDS encoding adenosylcobalamin-dependent ribonucleoside-diphosphate reductase — MNAKAQAVVTTIPMQEASIDIWHSKYQLKTKTGEPVDKDINATYERVAKALAEVENKSVRTQHMKNFIWALQNGAIPAGRITSNAGAEAHKPATSTINCTVSGTVQDSMNDILEKNHEAGLTLKAGCGIGYEFSTLRPKGAYVAGAGATTSGPLSFMDIFDRMCFTVSSAGGRRGAQMATFDVHHPDVIDFIQAKREDGRLRQFNLSLLITEDFIEAVRNGDDWHLSFPVTEKEVEDEQLDLSDESRFVYRDFPVQKGYVINDEGKVACRIYRTLKAQFIWDTIMTSTYDYAEPGFILIDKVNQMNNNWFCEDIRATNPCGEQPLPPYGSCLLGSVNLTKFVDYPFTDKASFNYEKYRKVVGIFTRMLDNVVEINGLPLAEQRHEITYKRRHGMGILGLGSTLAMLRMPYGSEESVQFTEEVVREMAVEGWRQSLTLAEEKGVAPIMDDEFEVTPKMLGKCPQLSEDGYKLGDKIKGRILHAKYSRYMQQIANVEPKLVEELAEKGGRFTHHTSIAPTGTISLSLANNASNGIEPSFSHHYARNIIREGRKTKEKVDVFSFELLAYRHLVNPGAMPFSEDDDKKLPPYFTTSDDVTPAQHVDIQAAAQKWVDSSISKTANVPTDFDYQDFKGIYLYAYDKGLKGCTTFRFNPEAFQGVLVKEKDLENTMYEFTLDDGSKVTLKGNEQVEYDGEIHNAANLFDALKEGTYGKY; from the coding sequence ATGAACGCTAAGGCACAGGCAGTGGTTACAACAATCCCGATGCAGGAAGCCTCGATCGACATCTGGCACAGCAAGTACCAGCTGAAGACCAAGACCGGCGAGCCCGTGGACAAGGACATCAACGCAACCTACGAACGTGTTGCCAAAGCCCTTGCCGAGGTGGAAAACAAATCCGTACGTACCCAGCACATGAAGAACTTCATCTGGGCCCTGCAGAACGGCGCTATTCCGGCCGGCCGGATTACCTCCAACGCCGGTGCCGAAGCGCACAAGCCGGCCACCTCCACCATTAACTGCACCGTTTCCGGCACGGTTCAGGACTCCATGAACGACATCCTGGAAAAGAACCACGAAGCTGGCCTTACCCTCAAGGCAGGTTGTGGTATCGGTTATGAGTTCTCCACCCTGCGCCCGAAAGGCGCCTACGTGGCCGGCGCCGGTGCCACCACCTCCGGCCCGCTGTCGTTTATGGATATCTTCGACCGCATGTGCTTCACCGTGTCGTCTGCCGGTGGCCGCCGCGGCGCCCAGATGGCCACGTTTGATGTACACCACCCGGATGTCATCGACTTCATCCAGGCCAAGCGTGAAGACGGCCGCCTGCGCCAGTTCAACCTCTCCCTGCTGATCACCGAAGACTTCATCGAAGCCGTGCGCAACGGCGACGACTGGCACCTCTCCTTCCCCGTTACCGAAAAAGAAGTGGAAGACGAGCAACTGGACCTGAGCGATGAAAGCCGGTTTGTCTACCGTGATTTCCCGGTGCAGAAAGGCTATGTAATTAACGATGAGGGCAAGGTTGCCTGCCGCATCTACCGCACCCTGAAAGCCCAGTTCATCTGGGACACCATCATGACCAGCACCTACGACTACGCCGAGCCGGGTTTCATCCTGATCGACAAGGTCAACCAGATGAACAACAACTGGTTCTGTGAAGACATCCGCGCCACCAACCCCTGTGGCGAACAACCCCTGCCCCCGTACGGCAGCTGCCTGCTGGGCTCCGTGAACCTGACCAAGTTTGTGGACTACCCGTTCACCGACAAGGCCAGCTTCAACTACGAGAAATACCGCAAGGTAGTGGGCATCTTCACCCGCATGCTGGATAACGTGGTAGAGATCAACGGTCTGCCGCTGGCCGAGCAGCGCCACGAGATTACCTACAAGCGCCGCCACGGCATGGGCATCCTGGGCCTGGGTTCCACCCTGGCCATGCTGCGCATGCCCTACGGTTCTGAAGAATCCGTACAGTTCACTGAAGAAGTTGTGCGTGAAATGGCCGTGGAAGGCTGGCGCCAGTCCCTCACCCTGGCCGAAGAGAAAGGCGTGGCGCCGATCATGGACGATGAGTTTGAAGTAACGCCGAAGATGCTGGGCAAGTGCCCGCAGCTGTCTGAAGACGGCTACAAACTGGGCGACAAAATCAAAGGCCGCATCCTGCACGCCAAATACAGCCGCTACATGCAGCAGATTGCCAACGTAGAGCCGAAGCTGGTGGAAGAACTGGCCGAAAAAGGTGGCCGCTTCACCCACCACACCTCCATCGCGCCCACCGGCACCATCAGCCTGTCACTGGCCAACAACGCCAGTAACGGCATCGAGCCGAGCTTCTCGCACCACTACGCGCGCAACATCATCCGCGAAGGGCGCAAGACCAAGGAAAAAGTCGACGTATTCTCCTTCGAGCTGCTGGCCTACCGCCACCTGGTGAACCCGGGTGCCATGCCATTCTCCGAAGACGACGACAAGAAGCTGCCGCCCTACTTCACCACCTCTGACGACGTAACGCCGGCGCAGCACGTAGACATCCAGGCCGCTGCCCAGAAGTGGGTGGATTCCTCGATTTCCAAAACCGCCAACGTTCCGACAGACTTCGACTATCAGGACTTCAAGGGCATCTACCTCTACGCCTACGACAAGGGCCTGAAGGGTTGCACCACCTTCCGCTTTAACCCGGAAGCCTTCCAGGGCGTACTGGTTAAGGAAAAGGACCTGGAGAACACGATGTACGAGTTCACCCTGGACGACGGCAGCAAGGTCACCCTCAAGGGCAACGAACAGGTAGAGTACGACGGCGAAATCCACAACGCCGCCAACCTGTTTGACGCGCTTAAAGAAGGCACCTACGGCAAATACTGA
- a CDS encoding DUF6160 family protein has product MKGLKPTLLALCVAGVPPAAMAEIHSLDDSAMGMITGQAGVTIELETKLNIDRFIYTDEGSLEVNNIFVGGANRTDMFSEMNLNLNGQANDRLDNIRINIDIARDGDAIINLLPITFNAVDFRMSTGAWNLTGTGGSTTILDNFNMDMLIGSGTIRIDTATDKLNLLTDIAIDDMDFDVPFLAMGIRDLELTGADYDLSAPQPLRVFANVELDIYKAANAAGTEVLAVDMETFEADMRIGGVLIGGTSIGSVALDNLAISNTAMRIYGH; this is encoded by the coding sequence ATGAAAGGCCTGAAACCTACCTTGCTAGCGCTCTGCGTTGCGGGTGTTCCACCTGCAGCCATGGCCGAGATCCACAGTCTGGATGATTCAGCGATGGGCATGATCACCGGCCAGGCCGGTGTGACCATTGAGCTGGAAACCAAGCTGAACATCGATCGCTTCATCTATACCGATGAAGGGTCGCTGGAGGTCAATAATATCTTCGTGGGAGGTGCCAACCGAACCGACATGTTTTCCGAGATGAATCTGAACCTCAATGGTCAAGCCAATGACCGGCTGGATAACATCCGGATCAACATTGATATTGCCCGGGACGGTGACGCCATCATCAACCTCCTGCCGATCACTTTCAACGCCGTGGATTTTCGGATGAGCACGGGCGCCTGGAATCTGACCGGAACCGGAGGCAGTACGACCATTCTTGATAACTTCAATATGGACATGCTGATTGGCTCCGGCACCATCCGGATCGATACCGCGACGGACAAACTCAACCTGCTCACGGATATCGCGATTGACGACATGGATTTCGACGTGCCGTTTCTCGCAATGGGCATCCGGGATCTTGAGCTCACCGGGGCAGATTATGATCTGTCTGCACCGCAGCCGCTGAGGGTGTTTGCGAACGTGGAGCTGGATATCTACAAGGCCGCCAACGCAGCCGGTACAGAGGTGCTGGCTGTGGATATGGAAACGTTCGAGGCAGACATGAGAATTGGTGGGGTGCTGATTGGTGGCACATCCATCGGCTCGGTCGCGCTGGACAACCTGGCGATATCCAATACCGCCATGCGTATATACGGGCACTGA
- a CDS encoding ABC transporter ATP-binding protein, with protein MISATDLRLTFGKGTPLENPALRGMSLTVNQGEFVTVIGSNGAGKSTFLNALAGEVLVDSGQIIVDNLDVTKLPTHKRAGRVARVFQDPLAGTCEGLTIEENLALAIKRGQPRGLTTAVKKQYMEQFRDSLSSLNLGLEKRLGDKMGLLSGGQRQAVSLLMASLTPSSILLLDEHTAALDPKTAAFVLELTTKIIEEQELTALMVTHSMKQALEVGSRTVMLHQGQVVFDIEGRDREGLEVKDLLGLFEKQRGLEVDDDSLLLG; from the coding sequence ATGATCAGTGCAACCGATCTCCGGCTGACCTTTGGCAAAGGCACACCGCTGGAAAACCCCGCGCTCCGGGGCATGAGCCTGACGGTTAACCAGGGCGAATTTGTAACCGTGATTGGCAGCAACGGCGCGGGCAAATCCACCTTTCTGAATGCCCTGGCCGGCGAAGTGCTGGTCGACAGTGGCCAGATCATCGTGGACAACCTGGACGTGACCAAACTGCCCACCCATAAACGGGCTGGCCGCGTTGCCCGGGTATTTCAGGACCCACTGGCCGGCACCTGTGAAGGCCTCACTATTGAGGAAAATCTGGCCCTCGCCATCAAACGGGGCCAGCCCCGGGGCCTGACCACCGCAGTGAAAAAGCAGTACATGGAACAGTTCCGGGACAGCCTCTCGTCCCTCAATCTGGGCCTGGAGAAACGCCTTGGCGACAAAATGGGCCTGCTCTCCGGCGGCCAGCGCCAGGCCGTGAGCCTGCTGATGGCCAGCCTGACCCCCTCCAGCATTCTGCTGCTGGACGAACACACCGCGGCTCTGGATCCGAAAACCGCTGCTTTCGTACTGGAACTCACTACAAAGATCATCGAGGAACAGGAACTCACCGCCCTGATGGTGACCCACAGCATGAAACAGGCACTGGAAGTTGGCAGTCGCACCGTGATGCTGCACCAGGGCCAGGTCGTGTTTGATATCGAAGGACGAGACCGCGAAGGCCTTGAGGTGAAAGACCTGCTCGGCCTGTTCGAGAAACAGCGCGGGCTGGAAGTGGACGACGACAGCCTGCTATTGGGCTAG
- a CDS encoding ABC transporter permease, whose amino-acid sequence MLSDIALYGAIETGLIYGLVAFGVYISFRVLDFPDLTVDGSFPLGAAVAAILIIDGVNPWLATGAAVLAGMAAGAVTAILNVKLKILNLLASILTMIALYSVNLRIMGRPNVALLTEETVLTPWYDLGLAYHQVPVVLFIIVIAISLVLLWRFMKSETGLAMRATGANARMARAQGIATGAMIILGVALSNGLVGLAGALFAQSQGAADVTMGVGVIVIGLASLIGGEAVITPSSVLRALIACVAGAIIYRLAIAFALNADMLGLQAQDLNLITAVLVTLAIVLPGVRNSVVSKFTRDKA is encoded by the coding sequence ATGCTGAGTGACATTGCCCTTTACGGCGCCATCGAAACCGGCCTGATATACGGCCTCGTGGCCTTTGGCGTCTACATTTCCTTCCGAGTTCTGGATTTTCCCGACCTCACAGTGGACGGCAGCTTTCCGCTGGGCGCCGCAGTGGCTGCGATCCTGATAATCGACGGCGTAAACCCCTGGCTGGCCACTGGCGCCGCCGTATTGGCCGGCATGGCGGCCGGCGCAGTAACCGCCATCCTGAACGTAAAGCTGAAAATCCTGAACCTGCTGGCCTCCATCCTCACCATGATCGCGCTTTACTCCGTAAACCTGCGCATCATGGGCCGCCCGAACGTGGCGCTGCTTACCGAAGAAACCGTACTCACACCCTGGTATGACCTGGGGCTGGCCTACCATCAGGTACCGGTGGTGCTGTTTATCATCGTGATCGCCATTTCCCTGGTGCTGCTGTGGCGGTTCATGAAATCAGAAACCGGTCTGGCCATGCGCGCCACCGGCGCCAACGCGCGCATGGCAAGAGCCCAGGGCATTGCTACCGGTGCCATGATCATCCTCGGCGTGGCACTTTCCAACGGCCTGGTGGGCCTCGCCGGCGCCCTGTTCGCCCAGAGCCAGGGCGCAGCGGACGTCACCATGGGCGTGGGCGTGATCGTAATCGGCCTGGCCTCCCTGATTGGTGGCGAAGCGGTTATTACCCCCTCCTCGGTGCTTCGGGCGCTGATTGCCTGCGTGGCGGGTGCCATTATTTACCGCCTGGCCATCGCCTTCGCACTGAACGCCGACATGCTGGGGCTGCAGGCCCAGGATCTGAACCTGATTACCGCCGTGCTTGTGACCCTGGCCATCGTATTGCCGGGCGTGCGCAATTCCGTGGTTAGCAAATTCACGCGCGACAAGGCCTGA
- a CDS encoding ABC transporter substrate-binding protein has product MAKRTLRTLFGATLLAMATLVQAQEPRIVAITQIVEHPALDAVYQGVKDELAERGYKEGENLTIMHESAQGNAAIASQIARKFIGEQPDVIVAIATPSAQTVAAAARNTSVVFSAVTDPVGAKLVSSLEAPGANISGVSDMLPIDKHLDMLLRVMPDARRIGTVYNPGEANAVSLVNLLEERLKARGLTLERAAATKTSEVLGAARSLVGKADAIYLTTDNTVISAAEAVIAVGERADIPVFAADTATVQRGAVAALGFDYYDHGRQTGMMVARVLDGKKPGGMPVETMEKLDLFVNPTAARRMGITLSDTLVAEAEKVIDSAK; this is encoded by the coding sequence ATGGCCAAGAGAACCCTGCGCACCCTGTTTGGTGCCACCCTGCTGGCAATGGCAACCCTCGTTCAGGCACAGGAACCCCGCATTGTCGCCATCACACAGATTGTGGAGCACCCGGCGCTGGACGCCGTCTACCAGGGCGTGAAAGACGAACTCGCAGAGCGTGGCTATAAGGAAGGTGAAAATCTCACCATCATGCACGAGAGCGCTCAGGGCAATGCCGCCATTGCCTCCCAGATTGCCCGCAAGTTCATCGGAGAACAACCCGATGTGATCGTTGCCATCGCAACCCCCTCGGCGCAAACCGTGGCCGCGGCGGCTCGCAACACCTCAGTGGTGTTCTCGGCGGTTACCGATCCGGTCGGCGCCAAGCTGGTCAGTAGTCTGGAAGCCCCCGGCGCCAACATCAGCGGCGTGAGCGACATGCTGCCCATCGACAAACACCTGGATATGCTCCTGCGTGTGATGCCAGATGCCAGACGTATCGGCACCGTCTATAACCCGGGCGAAGCCAACGCCGTGTCTCTGGTTAACCTGCTGGAAGAGCGGTTGAAAGCCCGGGGGCTGACTCTGGAGAGAGCCGCCGCCACCAAAACCTCCGAGGTGCTGGGCGCCGCCCGCTCCCTGGTGGGCAAGGCCGATGCCATTTACCTGACTACCGATAACACCGTGATCAGCGCGGCAGAAGCCGTGATTGCCGTCGGCGAACGGGCGGACATCCCGGTTTTCGCCGCTGACACCGCCACCGTTCAGCGCGGAGCTGTCGCTGCCCTCGGGTTTGACTACTACGATCACGGTCGCCAAACCGGCATGATGGTCGCCCGGGTACTGGACGGCAAAAAACCCGGCGGCATGCCGGTAGAAACCATGGAAAAACTGGACCTGTTCGTTAACCCGACAGCGGCCAGGCGCATGGGCATCACCCTGTCCGATACGCTGGTTGCTGAAGCCGAAAAAGTCATCGACAGCGCCAAGTAA
- a CDS encoding AMP-binding protein: MDTTNKLPLDMVCHWEKSKTNSLYMTQPIGNGKVVEYTWGRAVDEARRMASYLKSLNLPEKSRIGLISKNCAHWIMTDWAIWMAGHISVPLYPTLNADTVNYILNHAECDVLFVGKLDDWDMMKPGVPESVRCISFPLSPPNDFETWDDIVAKYPPLEEGVHRDADELATIVYTSGSTGKPKGVMLSFGNMAFAAEGGMEVLGVGSEERMLSYLPLAHVFERTFVELASLYAGFQLFFAESLETFVQDLRRAQPTLFLSVPRLWVKFQHGVLQKLPKKKLDRLLKIPVVNKLIKKKILKGLGLDKVKLAGSGSAPLASDVLEWYRNLGLELLEGYGMSENFAYSHMSKPGRSRIGYVGESLPGVETRISPEGEIQINSPATMMGYYKDEEKTREAFTEDGFLKTGDKGEIDEMGRLKITGRIKEIFKTSKGKYIAPAPIENRLMSHDAIEMVCVSGANQTQPHALVMLSEESRPKMADEAFRKEIEKSFRQLIADVNKTVDPHEQLAFITVVSEEWSIENSFLTPTMKLKRNVVEDAYQEKVDNWYAQRQPVIWQ; the protein is encoded by the coding sequence ATGGACACAACAAACAAGCTTCCCCTGGATATGGTCTGCCACTGGGAAAAATCCAAGACCAACTCGCTGTATATGACGCAGCCCATCGGGAACGGCAAAGTGGTGGAGTATACCTGGGGCCGGGCAGTGGATGAGGCAAGGCGCATGGCGTCTTACCTGAAATCCCTGAACCTCCCGGAGAAGAGCCGCATCGGTCTGATCTCCAAGAACTGCGCCCACTGGATTATGACCGACTGGGCTATCTGGATGGCCGGCCATATTTCGGTGCCGCTGTATCCCACCCTGAACGCAGATACCGTGAACTACATACTGAACCATGCGGAGTGCGACGTTCTTTTTGTCGGCAAGCTGGATGACTGGGACATGATGAAGCCGGGTGTGCCGGAATCCGTGCGCTGCATTTCTTTCCCGCTGAGCCCGCCCAACGATTTTGAAACCTGGGACGACATCGTTGCCAAGTACCCGCCCCTCGAGGAGGGCGTGCACCGCGATGCGGATGAGCTGGCCACTATCGTGTATACCTCCGGAAGCACCGGCAAGCCCAAGGGCGTGATGCTCAGTTTTGGCAACATGGCCTTTGCTGCGGAAGGCGGCATGGAGGTGCTGGGTGTCGGCTCCGAGGAGCGCATGTTGTCTTACCTGCCTCTTGCTCACGTATTCGAACGGACCTTTGTGGAGCTGGCTTCTCTTTATGCCGGCTTCCAGCTCTTTTTTGCCGAGTCGTTGGAGACGTTCGTGCAGGATCTGCGGCGTGCGCAGCCAACGCTCTTCCTGTCTGTGCCGCGGCTGTGGGTAAAGTTCCAGCATGGTGTGCTCCAGAAGCTGCCGAAGAAGAAGCTGGACCGGTTGCTCAAGATTCCGGTGGTGAACAAGCTGATCAAGAAGAAGATCCTGAAGGGCCTTGGCCTGGACAAAGTCAAGTTGGCGGGAAGCGGGTCTGCACCGCTCGCCAGCGATGTGCTGGAATGGTATCGCAATCTGGGCCTGGAACTGCTGGAAGGCTACGGCATGTCTGAGAATTTTGCCTACTCGCACATGAGCAAACCTGGCCGCTCCCGGATCGGTTACGTCGGTGAATCCCTGCCCGGTGTCGAGACCAGGATCAGCCCAGAAGGCGAGATTCAGATCAATAGCCCGGCAACCATGATGGGTTACTACAAGGATGAGGAGAAGACCCGCGAAGCCTTCACTGAGGACGGTTTCCTGAAAACCGGTGACAAGGGTGAGATTGACGAGATGGGCCGCCTGAAGATTACTGGCCGTATCAAGGAAATCTTCAAGACCAGCAAGGGCAAGTATATTGCTCCGGCACCCATCGAGAACCGGCTGATGTCGCACGATGCCATTGAGATGGTGTGTGTCTCCGGCGCCAATCAGACCCAGCCACATGCGCTGGTTATGCTGTCCGAGGAGTCCCGGCCGAAGATGGCTGATGAAGCCTTCCGCAAGGAAATCGAGAAAAGCTTCAGGCAGCTGATCGCCGATGTGAACAAAACGGTGGATCCCCATGAGCAACTGGCTTTCATCACCGTTGTCAGCGAAGAGTGGTCCATCGAAAACAGCTTCCTGACACCGACCATGAAGCTCAAACGTAATGTAGTTGAAGATGCCTACCAGGAAAAAGTGGACAACTGGTATGCGCAGCGCCAGCCCGTTATCTGGCAGTAA
- a CDS encoding thioesterase domain-containing protein, whose translation MSQLSLFQKRIHDEIPLSRALGIKLHSWDGHSLLLSAPLEPNRNHQGTGFGGSIYCAAVTAAWSLTELALWDLGLRGNVVVQSGNIDYLEPVSSDFYVICRLPGDEVPGRFRKSLARHGKGRLDLTAEVFCGEPRAMPEVEPVAVFQGRFVVQDVESRMNS comes from the coding sequence ATGAGCCAGTTGTCTCTTTTCCAGAAACGTATCCACGACGAGATTCCTCTGTCTCGGGCGCTGGGGATTAAACTGCATTCGTGGGACGGCCATTCTCTGCTGCTTAGCGCGCCTTTGGAACCCAACCGCAACCATCAGGGCACCGGGTTCGGCGGCAGTATCTATTGCGCCGCGGTCACCGCCGCCTGGAGCCTGACAGAACTTGCACTTTGGGATCTGGGGTTGCGAGGGAATGTGGTGGTCCAGAGCGGAAACATTGATTACCTGGAGCCGGTCAGTTCGGATTTTTACGTAATCTGTCGCCTGCCCGGTGATGAGGTGCCCGGGCGTTTCCGAAAAAGCCTGGCGCGGCACGGCAAGGGCCGGCTGGACCTCACGGCCGAGGTGTTCTGTGGCGAACCCAGGGCCATGCCGGAGGTTGAACCCGTGGCGGTCTTCCAGGGACGGTTTGTGGTGCAGGATGTGGAGTCACGGATGAATTCCTGA
- a CDS encoding ABC transporter permease, with the protein MSEAATSVNPGLSQPLLAKRTSRKWLISALLTTAIVALPVLSVIFLALSPEENIWPHLIETTLPRYLITTIQLMAGVGAITLAIGLASAWAVTMCEFPGRKFFEWAMLLPFAVPAYVIAYVYTSLLDYAGPIQGALRDWFGWENASDYWFPEIRSLEGATLMLGLVLYPYVYLLARAAFLEQSPSLFAVSRSLGHSALSTFFKVVLPIARPAVAVGLSLVLMETLNDFGTVDFFAVQTLTAGLFDTWMNLGNLGGAAQIATTMLIFVVILVTLERYSRRRQQQYAARDNREPIHRFTMSLPRQMICVAVCALPVLFGFVIPGATLGLYAWEYFGESWNPDFIRNTFNSLFLSGTAALTTLLIGITLAYSRRLHNTRGMQILMRLSSLGYAMPGAVLAVGVIVPLAGFDNWLDSLMRDFFGISTGLLLSGSAFALVFAYTVRFLAVSAGSVESALQKITPSMDMASRSLGHSPGKTLVKVHLPMLRGTLLTAALVVFVDCMKELPATLILRPFNFETLATYVYQFASDERLYHSALPALIIVLAGIIPIILMSRSISNTRSIA; encoded by the coding sequence ATGAGCGAGGCCGCAACCAGCGTTAACCCCGGGCTATCCCAGCCCCTGCTGGCAAAGCGCACCTCTCGCAAATGGCTTATCAGCGCCTTGCTGACCACCGCCATTGTTGCCTTGCCGGTCCTCTCGGTTATCTTTCTCGCGCTTTCTCCCGAAGAGAATATCTGGCCACACCTTATTGAAACCACACTGCCCCGCTATCTGATCACCACCATCCAACTGATGGCAGGCGTGGGCGCAATCACCCTGGCCATTGGCCTGGCCTCCGCCTGGGCCGTGACCATGTGCGAGTTTCCTGGCCGCAAGTTCTTCGAGTGGGCCATGCTTCTGCCTTTCGCGGTACCGGCCTATGTTATCGCCTATGTGTACACCAGCCTGCTGGATTATGCCGGCCCGATCCAGGGTGCCCTGAGGGATTGGTTTGGCTGGGAAAACGCCTCCGATTACTGGTTCCCGGAAATCCGCAGCCTGGAAGGCGCCACGCTCATGCTTGGCCTGGTGCTCTACCCCTATGTGTATTTGCTGGCCCGGGCTGCGTTCCTGGAGCAGTCACCCTCCCTGTTTGCTGTCAGCCGCAGCCTTGGCCACTCGGCCCTGAGCACCTTCTTCAAGGTAGTCCTGCCCATAGCTCGCCCGGCAGTTGCCGTAGGGCTCTCCCTGGTACTCATGGAAACCCTGAACGATTTCGGCACCGTCGATTTCTTCGCGGTACAAACCCTCACCGCCGGCCTGTTCGATACCTGGATGAATCTCGGCAACCTCGGCGGCGCCGCCCAGATTGCCACCACCATGCTCATCTTCGTGGTGATTCTGGTAACCCTCGAACGCTATTCCCGCAGGCGCCAACAGCAATACGCCGCCCGGGACAACCGGGAACCGATCCACCGTTTCACCATGTCGCTCCCGCGCCAGATGATCTGCGTGGCCGTGTGCGCGTTGCCTGTGCTGTTCGGGTTTGTGATTCCCGGTGCCACCCTCGGTCTCTACGCCTGGGAATACTTTGGTGAAAGCTGGAACCCGGACTTTATCCGCAACACTTTTAACAGCCTGTTTCTGTCTGGCACTGCTGCGCTGACAACCCTGCTGATCGGCATTACCCTTGCCTACAGCCGCCGCCTGCACAATACCCGGGGCATGCAGATACTGATGCGTCTCTCCAGCCTGGGCTACGCCATGCCCGGTGCGGTACTGGCGGTGGGTGTGATTGTGCCCCTGGCCGGGTTCGACAACTGGCTGGATAGCCTGATGCGGGATTTCTTCGGCATCAGCACCGGGCTGTTGCTCAGCGGATCGGCCTTTGCCCTGGTGTTTGCCTATACCGTGCGGTTCCTGGCGGTTTCCGCAGGCAGCGTGGAAAGTGCATTGCAGAAGATCACACCCAGTATGGACATGGCTTCCCGCTCACTGGGCCACAGCCCCGGTAAAACCCTGGTAAAGGTTCACCTGCCCATGCTGAGGGGAACATTGCTGACGGCTGCGCTGGTGGTTTTCGTGGACTGTATGAAGGAGTTGCCGGCCACCCTGATTCTCAGGCCGTTCAACTTTGAGACCCTGGCCACCTACGTGTACCAGTTTGCCTCTGATGAGCGCCTGTACCACAGCGCCCTGCCCGCCCTGATCATTGTTCTGGCGGGCATCATCCCGATTATTCTGATGAGCCGGTCAATCTCCAACACCCGCTCGATTGCCTGA